Within the Butyrivibrio sp. AE3004 genome, the region CCCTTTGCATTAGAGCCAGAGTATCTTTTCTCTGCAGCACCATAAGTGAGACATGTTCTAAGGAGACAACATCACAGGGATACTTGTGACTTCCGGAAAAAGCTGCAGCGGGACCGATCATTTCACCAGCACCTCGAATAGAAAAATTAATCTGACTTCCATTTGGAAATGACTTCTGTGCTTCAACTCTTCCTTCGAGAACTATGCCAATCCGGTCAGCATCATCCATAAGATGGAAAATTGTTTCTCCTTTATCATAACTTTCAATGTGATGAGGAGTTGCTTCTAATATCTTCTTTATCTCTTTTTCAGAAATCCCTTTGAACAAAGTACTTTCTTTGAGGACAGATCAGGCCATATCCTTAATGATGAGCTTTTATCAAGACTAATCTCCATGCCAAATGTCATTGTTACATCACACCAGGCATTCCTTACGGAAGAGGCCCTGAATAACATAGCTGAGACCACAGTAAACAATATCAGGTCTTTCTTCGACAAAGAGGGAATCTGTGATAACGAGCTTTGCTATCGCTGTGGAAATATAGAACAATGTAAAAAAGAACGTAAAGAGAGATGTTTTTAAGGAGGCTTATGAAGTACATAGTAAACGAAGCGTGTATCGGATGCGGATTATGCGCATCCACATGTCCTGAAGTTTTTTCAATGGGGGATTCCGGTTTGGCAGTTGCTTCTGAAAAAGAAGTTTCTGCGGAATCACTTGCCAGTGCAGAAGATGCTAAGAATGGATGCCCGCTTGGCGCCATTACGGAGGGCATCGAATTCTGTGACCATACTTGTAAGGCATGATTATAGGTGATATTCTTTTCATAGTAGTAGTGATTTTTGGTCGTGTTTGGTTTTTGTGTGGGCTTACACCGATTGTTCACGTTCCGAGAGATTTTTTCAAAACCTCTTTGGTTCAGAAAATAATAGACAAAAATGCAGATGGTATATGGAACGTTAATGGTTCAGAAAATAATAGACAATAATACAGCCGGTACATGGAACTCCAATGTACCGGCTGAAAAATTCAAAAAATATCGTACAAAGTTATTGTAATTGTCCTTACAAAGTTACTGCATTTGATGTATCGATATAATCTGGTATAGAATTTGAAGATTCAGGAGCTATAGTATCAGCTTGATCTGTAGCAGATGCGTCTGATGATGGCTCAGCATTTTCTGTAACTTCTGCAACATCTCCCGCATCATCTGAGTAATATGAAGCATCATCATCAATATTAAGAATTTCGTTTATCATCTTTTGCATCATAAGCTCTATCATTTCCTGAAGCTCATCAAGTATCCTGCTGTGGTAGGAGCCGCCTGTTGTGTTTGAAGAACCAATGCCGTTTCCTGAATCACTTCTTACATTTACGATACCGGAATCATTCTGACCTTCACCGGATGTTACTTTTCCTATTCCCATGAGGCTTTCAAAGAAGGTCTGCATCTGTTCAAACAGTTTTTTTGCACCGGACAGATTTCCGTTTGTTTCTGCAAAAAATCCTACTTTATAAAGATAGTTTCCTTTTTCTGTGATGTCCTGTGGCGCGGCATCCCTGACAGCTTTCATTGCATTGTCTGCCATGCCCTCAGTATCCCTTATGTATGCGCAAAGTGTGGCAAATTCAGAATAATCCGCATCTGTTGGATCAACATTATAAGGATCGATTTCTTTACTGAAGGAATTGCCATCCTTATCGGTTCCCGACGCTGTATAAATTCGTGAACCGCCTGATACATTTATGGTTATTTTCAGTTCCTGTGCTCCGCTTGAAAAGTCAAAGGGTGAAGCCTTGCTACCAGTTTCAATTGCTGATGCTATATCCTCCGGAATGCTTGCAGTGATGATCCTTGTATAAGACAAGAACGCACCGGTTCCGGGATAGCCAAGTTCCTTTGCACTGTTTATTGTTCTTGCGGTTTCAGAATCAATGCCTTCTGAAAAAGCAGGTTTCTCTTCAATGGCTTTTACTTCCCCTGTAGCAATCCCATCTTTATCAGCGGAAAGCTCCCTGGCTGCATTGTTTACTACTGAAATAAAGCTTGCTCCGCCATCTGATAATTCATTTATGGCCTTTTGGCCCTTGTCCCCCGAAAGCTTTAGATTGTTATCGCCCATACCATAGCTGAAAGCACCAAAGGCCATATAAACGCTGCGATAACCGGATAAATTACTTGTATCTGTCATAAAAAAATCCTTTCCGTGCATCTTCAGTCAGTCGGATGCACACCACTCTCCAAAGGACCGAGTGGTAAGCTTAAATTACGTCACATGTTATAAACCTCCTTTCGCCGCAATTTGCAAAAATAGCGTCCTAATGCAGTCCTTATGCATTAAAACGCTATCCTTAGCTTATAAATATATCGGATGAAAAATCGTATTGCTTAAGTGTGAAGCAAAATTTTCTAACTTTGACTTCATACAACCTCAGTCATGTTTTTGTCGTGCGAAGCTAACTAAATCTGAAA harbors:
- a CDS encoding Crp/Fnr family transcriptional regulator, with amino-acid sequence MFKGISEKEIKKILEATPHHIESYDKGETIFHLMDDADRIGIVLEGRVEAQKSFPNGSQINFSIRGAGEMIGPAAAFSGSHKYPCDVVSLEHVSLMVLQRKDTLALMQRDIRILENFTKEIASATYMLQQRLELLSYNGIAQKAAFWLLLQARQTGQNTVKIPGSVSNWAMIMNVSRPSLHRELKRLEDENIISYNPPIVTIMSTSDLQDVLGV
- a CDS encoding ferredoxin, which gives rise to MKYIVNEACIGCGLCASTCPEVFSMGDSGLAVASEKEVSAESLASAEDAKNGCPLGAITEGIEFCDHTCKA